In Raphanus sativus cultivar WK10039 unplaced genomic scaffold, ASM80110v3 Scaffold1902, whole genome shotgun sequence, the genomic window CTcggattcttatcaaaccaggatgaaccacgattaagaagctttatttggaaccactaatcagttggagaataaccaaggaagttgaataaatctcataactgttgtgagcaagaagatatcccacttctatccagatgattctagatttgcctgttcggacatatgccatttaTTTCaatattcttatcaaaccaggatgaaccacgatcttaagaagctttatttggaaccactaatcagtggagaataaccaggaagttgaataaatctcataggagttgtgagtaagaagatatcccactttctatccagatgattccagattagcctgtttcggactatggcaatatcttcatgattcttataaaccaggatgaaccacgatctaagaagctttatttggaaccactaatcagtggagaataaccaggaagttgaataaatctcataggagttgtgagtaagaagatatcccactttctatccagatgattccagattagcctgttcggacatatggcaatatcttcatgattcttatcaaaccaggatgaaccacgatctaagaagctttatttggaaccactaatcagtggagaataaccaggaagttgaataaatctcataggagttgtgagtaagaagatatcccactttctatccagatgattccagattagcctgttcggacatatggcatatcttcatgattcttatcaaaccaggatgaaccacgatctaagaagctttatttggaaccactaatcagtggagaataaccaggaagttgaataaatctcataagtgttgtgagcaagaagatatccaccttctatccagatgattccagatttgcctgttcggacatatgtcattattcatgattcttatcaaaccaggatgaacccgatctaagaagctttatttggaaccactaatcagtggagaataaccaggaagttgaataaatctcatagagttgtgagtaagaagatatcccactttctatccagatgattccagattagcctgttcggacatatggcaatatcttcatgattcttatcaaaccaggatgaaccacgatctaagaagctttatttggaaccactaatcagtggagaataaccaggaagttgaataaatctcataggagttgtgagtaagaagatatcccactttctatccagatgattccagattagcctgttcggacatatggcaatatcttcatgattcttatcaaaccaggatgaaccacgatctaagaagctttatttggaaccactaatcagtggagaataacaggaagttgaataaatctcataggagttgtgagtaagaagatatcccactttctatccagatgattccagattagcctgttcggacatatggcaatatcttcatgattcttatcaaaccaggatgaaccacgatctaagaagctttatttggaaccactaatcagtggagaataacaggaagtttaataaatctcataagtgttgtgagcaagaagatatccaccttcttgTGAGTTTTtcaagagatctcaactctataagtgttgtgtgtgtgtaagaactCCAATGAGAGATCAGAGTTTGTTTAATGgcgatttgagagagagatagatgggAGTTTGTTAGGTGTATGGATGAGTGTAATAAGAGACTAAGAGACtagagattaagtaaccagaatatggagattaagagacttgagaatagagattagagagttTCTGTATCAAAGAACTTCCCTTTCATGAAGGAGGAGGGGAAACCCCACTCTCTCTCTTAAGAGCTTACAATTTCGTCCATGATAGCTTATTTATAAGCTTTACAATGTTTGCAACattagaaacctaaatctaatggATATAATTAACTTGAAGTGAAATGGAGGGCTGAGATGAGATGGTCTTGTTGCAATGTGATTCTGATTGGTCTAAGCAAGCTGGCGCCTTGCTTTAATTCAAACTGAGGCTGTGCTGTGATTGGCTCTCCTTAGGCTCCTCTTAACCTGCCCATGTAGCTGTCCAGGTTCATAGTCAAGGCTGTTTCTCTTCTTTACAGCAAGTGACAGCCTGTCCAAGACCAAATTCGCCCAGCCTCATCACAAGGCATCTCTTTGATTCCCATTTGATGCCATATGATCTAGAACCTTATCCACACACTATACACTCTTCACTTCTTGAATAGTGTCTCCAATAGTGTATAGTGCTCTGTAATAGTGAATAACGTTCcatcactattcactattacaccACTTCCCACACTTACTCACACTGCTCCAATTCTTACTATGGTAACTCtccaaagttactgtggtaattTGGAGTTACTGTCTTCACCAATCTCCCAAATGGTGTCTAAGTCCTACTGAACTTAACCCTATCTTGCATAGACTTCAGGACACTTCTAGACTTCTTTAAACCCCTTGAAGCCTTGATAGACAATCTCTGAAGATCTTGCTTTACTTGTGCACCAGACCCAAATCAAACTCCACACCTTtgtctctccatttcttttcttcaagttaacactcccctcaagcttgactctagtgatcctaagtcaagcttggaaccttgaagaacttcctcattaaaaacctcatcaaggaaaacccagtggacaaaaccttgatgaggaaaaagagtaaagtctccaaggcccggggattggccagtgagtctttgtgcttaccaacaatgtaagggacacaaagactctggacATGGCCTTATGTGTATGCAAGGTTGATCACCTCTCCTTGCTTCattgtttaaggtgagtttggtcaacagaaaatagaagaactcaagagtgggatgaacagagacgttttattagagtcggaataacgagggtacaagagtaagaaagccggctagtcgatgctcggtaagctcctagccggaagtacaagagagcggcgagatacaaagagaataatggaaaccctaatctagccgcaagtctgtcTGTCTATGTGGTGATACCCTTCCttcttgtcctcaactccttatatagtctcctaggtcggttaGTCTCGACCTAATTCGTCTCCCTTTGGTCATGGGCTTTTCGATATACAGGCCCAATCGGGATGACTGTTCGGCCGAGCTGTTTGGTTGCTCTCTTCGGCTGCTCGTCCTCTAGCTAAAGTAGTCACGAGCCGAGTCGGGGTTAGTCGAGGAGCCGGCACCGAGCCGACTGCTCTCTCCTTGAtggtaatgggcctcctgttcgctgggccttgtgggtggtgacaatccatccccaacaataAGTCCCCCCTAGTTCATAGTCGGGTCGAGCAAACGATCGCTATGAGCTAGTTGTTTTAGGGCTCGAAGAACAGGAGACTCGTTGTTGACTTTGACGATTCCTCCAAAAATTGTTTGGAGAAAAGAGCTTCCGCTGTTCGGTATAAATCGTCTAGATTGATGCCGAACAACGGATCCTTCCAAACCGGGGCCTGATCGCATTCGGTTCGTGATGTGACGTCGAACCGTCGCCAATTGTAGTGAGGGAGCTGAACCGTTATAGTTTTGGATCGGGAAGCCGAAGCGCCGCTAGGTTTTGGATCGGAAAGCCGAAACGTCGCTAGGTTTTGGACCGGGAAGCCGAAAGGTCGCGCTTGAGACCGACGCGCGAGCCCGTCTAGAGGCCCATTTAGGCCCGTCTAGGGCTAATTATGAATCGTTGAGCGCGCGTCCCCTCCTATAAATAAGAGATCTTCCTTCAGATCTCTCATTCTTCCGCAATCttcaggtactttctctctctctaagttgcttctctctctttcctctgCTCTCATTTTATCGTTTACTCGGTAATGTCGACAAGTAAGAAACTTTCTCGAGAACAAAAGGGGAAGATGCGCGCGGCCTCGTCGGGATCTGGTGACGACTTAGAGACGGTCCGTGGCTCTGAGGGAAGCCAAGAGGCGGTTCATCGCGAAGCGATGATGGATACAGAGAACTTGAGTCGTGCGCAGCGCGTCTTGATTTCGGAATCGAGGGTGCAATCGCGGAAGGACGATGACGGTCGCGATCATATCGACGATCAGATGATCCCGATAAGCTTTTATCCGGGGAACATCTTCGAGAAGCAACCTCCGCTTGATCGGGAGCGCGTACGTCCTTCAGTCGTCGGAGGCCAGGACTGGCGGGGTGTCGAGAAGACGAGATCGACCGTCGAGTCGGTGACAAGACTTCTACGGGCTCGCGACGCAGCGGGGGTTACGTTTATAATCCAAAGAGCGACCAACGGCCTTGGTCTCCCCGAAAGGCTACCAATGTGTCTACGAGTCGTACTTTGAGGGCGACACGAAGCTATGGTTTCCGATTCCTCGAATCATCACCGCGTTTACGATGCGACGAGGAGCCGCTCTTAGTCAATTTCTGAATGGTGCGTGGCGGCTGGCCGTCGCACTGACGATTATCGGAGCGGAAGCCGGTGTTCCTCTCAGTGTTCGAGCTTTCGAGGAATTAGTGTCGGCGAAGATAAAGGGCGGATTGATTTCGTTGAAGATCCGTCCCAACTATAATGTGGTGACCGGCTACCCCAATAAGACGAACAACTGGCAGCGTTCCTACTTTTACGTCAAATCTGACAGGGCTGCGTTCGAAGAACCGCTGAAGACCGGCTACCGTGTTTTATGGACCGAGAGATGGGTATAGACTACCCGTCAGTTCCGTTTTCGTTTCTCGTATTCTAACTCctgtttgttttctctttgcAGTGGCTCTTCCGAACACCGCAGAGTACGAGGAGGATTTTTGGAGAGCGCGCGTCTGATCGCATCGCAGAAACAGGCCATTGGAATAATTTCTCCTATCAGAGGATTAGTCGATCGATCGGGTGGATTAGTCAGCGTAAGTCTTTCTTTTGCGACTTCCTCTGCTCGTTGCGTACTTTGCTATAGAATCTGATCTCTCTTTTATTCGTCACAGAGGTTTGGCGTTCGGATACAATCCCTATAATCGCGAATAAGACGAAGAGGCTCAATTTATTCAATTCAGCCGAGCAAAGGGAAGTAAATCGAGCAAGAGCGATGAGGACTTTGCCGAATTTGAGTCTGGTGGTCGCGAGGAAAGCCGGCTTCGCGAAGAAGCCGCAGCCTGATACTGCAGTTTCGCCCGATTTCGGAGATCCGAACGTGACTGAGTCCGATGTTGAGGCTCGGCTGGTGAGGAAGACGAACCGAAAAGGCAGCGAGAGGGAAGAACGCGGCTGCCGAAGAGGCAACGTTGGTATTGCCTCTCCCCAAGGACACTCTGGATCAGAGAGGGAAAAGAAGAAGGCGCTTCCTGGCGATTCGGTCCtcgtctgtcgaggaaggcgaGCTCAAGGACCTGGAGCCGAGTGGCGGCTCCAAAGATGAGGTGGTCCCCGAGTCGCTGCCCACTGGTAGCCGTGACGAAGATCCGCCGGTAACTTCGTCAAAGgctgagaaaaaaaagaagaagaagaagaagaagaggaacgCTGAAGTGATTCCTCGAGGTTCTTCCGAAGAGCTGGACGACGAGCTGGTGGACGCCACCCGTTCCGGGGAATCATTGGCTCCGGAGAATGAGGACGCGCAAGCTGAATCTGCTCCTCAGGTCACCGAAGGGACCGTGGCTGTCtcgaaaaagaagaagaagaagaaaaagaggagTTGTCCTGACAAAGTCTCTTTTTCCTATGATCGCGATGTCCCCTTAGCGCACGACGAACAGGAGTGCGGTCGTTTGGTTCGTCAATTTAGGGGAGATCGAGGTGAGCTGCCGCCGGTCGAGGATCTCTGATCTTCAAGGAAGAGTACAACTTTGCATCTCGTACCTCCATCATGGTAAATCGGATTCCTGATcccatctctctttctctctactCGTTTGCTAGTGCATTAACCTTTGCTCGTTTTGCAGAGTCACGGGGACTGGAACATCTTAGTCAGGAAGTATGACGAAGAGCTGAAGGGGGCTTTTGAGATGGTTCGTAAGCAGAAGGGACTCAGCAGACGCGCGACCCGGGCTCTGAATAATTCAGTTCGTGAAAAGAACGAGGCGGTTGCTCGGGAGGAAGAGTTGAAGAAGGAGCTTGACGAGCAGCGGGCGATCATGGCGACCGAACTGGCGTCTGCCCGGGAGTTGGTGAAGCGGGCGGAGGAGGAGAAAGCCCAGATGCGGAAGAGGAACGCTGAGCTGCAGGGCAAGAACACGACCCTTGAGAAAGAGGTGGTTGCTGCGTCCTTAGAGTATTCCAAGCAGATGGATCGCCTGAGGGAGTCTCGTAAGCTTGAGGTCACCCATGAACGAATCCGTGTAATGGCGGCGATGACCGGGAAATGTGCCCGACGCTTCAGGAATATTCAGGATCGGGAGAAGCGTCGTGACGAGTTCGAGGACGCGCGGTGTATGCTCGGCCAAGCGCGCGGAATGCGAGACTGCCTCGAGGCCTTGAGGGAATCGGGAAAGGATATCCCGCAGGAGACCATTGATACGTACTCCGATTTGGAGAAGTATTATGAAGGGGAGACGGTTCGCCTGGAAGTAGGCGTGATTCCGGACTCGGATCTGACCTTATCCCCTTTGGTGCTGGAATCCCGGTTCGTGATCGAGGAAATTCTGGAGAAGGTTGACAAACACGGGTCGAATCTCGAACTGATCGATTCCGACGCTGCGAGAGCGCTCCGATCCCCGAGTGACGGATTTATTAGGGATCTCCTCGACACGGTACAATCTCCTGCTCGTCCCGACGCCGCCGTTCCTGTCAAAGTGCCTGATGCCGGCGTCCCGGAGAGGTTGGTCACGATTTCCGACAGCTCGTCTCTCGGAACCTCCGATCCTGATGCGAGCGAAGGCCTCTCGGATCCGAACCGCGAGATCAGCCTGGTCTCTCCGCCGAGCAAGGGTCAAGGCGCCGGCGAGATTCCTCCCGTGAAGCCGTTCGGTCACGTCTCCAGTTCGGACGCTCCTGAGAAGAAAGATCCTCCTGCCGAGGGATGATCCTCTATATTTGTTGTATTTGTTTTCGGCCTTTCGGCCTTGTTTGTTTAAGACTATCTTCTTTTCTCGGCTAAGGCCTCTTGTTGTATGGATTAATGCCTTCGGTTTTATTTTTAGACAAGTGTTTCCTTATATATTTCCGTAAGTCGCttaacttagaaatatataaatcattttcactTGTCTATAACCGAGAAATGGAATAGTCCGGATGGTTGCTCGCATTTGCCAGCGAGTTCCCTCCTTTTCAGATAGAAACAGAGATTAGAGACGGTTGTTCGTTCGTACTTTTACTTATCCAACGAAACTTTTACAAGTCAGTCACTCaagtaaatacaaagaaacTCTAATCGTTCTATTGAATTGCCGAGGAAAAGGTTTCGAAACGCAGTGCAGTGATCGAGAGAACTGTTGGTCGGCCAAACCATCGTCCTTCGATCAGACTTGGTCTGAAATTTCCATCGGATAGCCGGTCAATGTATGATGCATCGGTGACGCAAAGCTGCTGTTCCCTTCGGCTGATGCCTGATCAAGACTCAGCCGACTGGCTTGGGCGAGTGCTCGTGCTCCGCTTGAAAAAGGGGCTGGCATCGTTTATTCAGGGAAAAGTGACTGTTGGTCATTCCTgtgtaaaaaaaagtttggacttttgatttggttggggctggaccctgtgaagggatgcctacgtacctcggatgaggatcaagcctttcgtagttcgttttaccgagtgaaagtggctatagtagcgcattcactcggacgagcagaagtgacggttaggtgcatctactcggtttttttttttttttttttttttttttttttttttttgcgaacaGTGACCTGTTGGTCATTCGCTCGGAGAAAAGATGAGACGAATCTATTGGTAGAAGAGGCGAAGATGCATCGAGTTCCAGGCTCGTGGGACTGCCTCTCCGCgggaagtctcgagtcggtagacgcctggtcgaacgactcgggtgatcttgtaaggtccttcccaattggtccctAGCTTGCCAGCGTTGAGCTCCTTTGTGTTGTCGAAAACTTTTCGGAGGACGAGGTCGCCGAGCTCGAGAGGGCGCGCTTTTACCTTCTTATTATAGTAGCTCTCGATTTGGTTCTGGTAAttttggatccgaagaagcGCTTGATCACGTTTTTCCTCGAGTTCATCGAGGGCATCGAGGAGCATATCTTGATTAAGCTCGACGAACTGCGGCATCTTGGCGCGCCGAAGACTTGTCACGTTAACTTCGGCGggggccattgcttccatcccgtaagcaagagagaaaggggtggatttggtcgcaccgcgaggagtcgttcggtgcgaccagaggacgccgtccagctcgtcggcccaatggcctttctttaggtcgagtcgcttcttgattccatcgatgataatcttgttggaagattccgcctgtccgtttccttgcgggtaacgaggagtcgaagggcttagacggatattccacttgttgcagaactctttgaagtttccggacATGAACTGAGAGCCATTGTCCGTTATGATCTCGTATGGCAAACCATGACGGCAAATGATGTTCTTCCAGACGAAGGTGCGGACTTCCTTGTCCGTTACCTGAGAGAACGCTTCGGCTTCAATCCATTTAGTGAAGTAATCGGTGAGGACCAGGATGAAACGACGTTGGCGTGAGTTCGGCATTGGCCCGATGATGTCCATCccccacctcatgaacggataaggggcagcagatgtccgcaacagctcagtgggactgtggatgctcggagcgtgacgctggcatttgtcgcaccgaCGAGCGTATGCTTCGCAGTCAGTGTTCATAGACGGCCAAAAGAATCCCAAGCTTCGAACTTTAAGGGCGAGTGCTCGGCCTCCCGAGTGGTTTCCTCCTGCTCCGTCGTGAGTTTCAGCCATTACTCGGCGTACTTCATCGCCCTGGATGCACTTTAAGAGAACCTTGTTCGCGGTTACTCGGTGAAGTTCGTCGTTCATGATGACGTAGTGGGCGCTGCGTCTCTTCAGGCGTCTCGCTGCCCACTTATCTTTTGGCAGTTCTTCTCGTATGAGATAATCTAGGAACTCGGTTCGCCAATCGACTGGGGTATCGTCACGATCGGGCATCTCAGTGTCGGTTTGATCGGTGGTGGATCGTCGAGTTGTTGCAAAGATTGGAGCGATGGGAGAGCTTTCGTCGGAGGAAGAATCGATGCTCGGTCGATCGATCCGATGTATGGGTATCGTCCTTTTGACCTGATCGTGGAGTTTGCTCCCGAGTGCGGCTAAGGCATCGGCGCAAACGTTCTCTCCGCGAGGAACCTTGGTGAGTTCGAAGAAATCGAATTCCCTAGCAAGCTCTTGAACCACTCGGAGATACGCATCCATTCTATCATTGCGAGCATCGTAGTCGCCGCTAAACTGGCTAGCGACGAGCTGCGAGTCGCAATAAGCACTCAAGCGTTTGGCTTTGACGGCTCGGGCGAGACGAAGACCGGCGATCAACGATTCATACTCTGCCTCGTTGTTAGAAGCCGGGAAGCCGAAACTGAAAGACTGGCGGATGAGTTCTCCTGTTGGCGATTGAAGCTGGACCCCAGCACCGGATCCTTTACTCGTCGATGATCCGTCGACATGAAGAATCCAATTGGGACTCGGGACGTCGAGGTCTTGTGCAAGATCTGGCGTGAGCTCGacaaggaagtcggcgaggacttgagatttgGCGGCTGTTCGACATTTGTACGTAATGTCAAGCTCACTCAGTTCGATTGCCCACTTGGTCAGCCGGCCggctctgttgggattttgcaggacggtgcggagcggttggtcggtcagaacttcgatagagtgtgactggaagtagggtcgtaatttcct contains:
- the LOC130504943 gene encoding meiosis-specific protein ASY2-like, whose translation is MRRGAALSQFLNGAWRLAVALTIIGAEAGVPLSVRAFEELVSAKIKGGLISLKIRPNYNVVTGYPNKTNNWQRSYFYVKSDRAAFEEPLKTGYRVLWTERWWLFRTPQSTRRIFGERASDRIAETGHWNNFSYQRISRSIGWISQQVWRSDTIPIIANKTKRLNLFNSAEQREVNRARAMRTLPNLSLVVARKAGFAKKPQPDTAVSPDFGDPNVTESDVEARLRGKRRRRFLAIRSSSVEEGELKDLEPSGGSKDEVVPESLPTGSRDEDPPVTSSKAEKKKKKKKKKRNAEVIPRGSSEELDDELVDATRSGESLAPENEDAQAESAPQVTEGTVAVSKKKKKKKKRSCPDKVSFSYDRDVPLAHDEQECGRLSHGDWNILVRKYDEELKGAFEMVRKQKGLSRRATRALNNSVREKNEAVAREEELKKELDEQRAIMATELASARELVKRAEEEKAQMRKRNAELQGKNTTLEKEVVAASLEYSKQMDRLRESRKLEVTHERIRVMAAMTGKCARRFRNIQDREKRRDEFEDARCMLGQARGMRDCLEALRESGKDIPQETIDTYSDLEKYYEGETVRLEVGVIPDSDLTLSPLVLESRFVIEEILEKVDKHGSNLELIDSDAARALRSPSDGFIRDLLDTVQSPARPDAAVPVKVPDAGVPERLVTISDSSSLGTSDPDASEGLSDPNREISLVSPPSKGQGAGEIPPVKPFGHVSSSDAPEKKDPPAEG